A region of the Fusobacterium simiae genome:
TAGAAAATGCTGGTTTAACTGTATACAAACAAACTGGAGAACTTATTCCAGAATCCTTATACAAGAGTATTGAGAAGAATAAAGTAGCAATAAAAGGTCCAATAACTACCCCAATTGGAGAAGGTTTCAGAAGTATAAATGTATCTCTAAGAAAAAAATATGATTTATATTCAAATATAAGACCAGTAAAAAGCATATCTGGAATAAACACAAAATATGAAAATGTGAATATGGTAATATTCAGGGAAAATACAGAAGGTCTTTACATAGGAGAAGAAAAATTTGAAGATAAAGAAAAGACATCTGCTATTGCAATAAAAAGAATTACTAAAAAAGGAAGTACAAGAATAATTAAAGAAGCTTTTGAATATGCAAAGAAAAATAATTTTAATAAAGTCACAGTAGTACACAAAGCTAATATTTTAAAAATTACAGATGGAATGTTTCTTGAAACTGCAAGAGAAATATCAAAACAATATAAAGATATTGAGCTGGAAGAGATGATAGTCGATAACATGTGTATGCAGCTTGTAACAAATCCACAAAAATTTCAAGTTATTGTAACAATGAATTTCTATGGGGATTTTTTATCTGATTTAGCTGCTGGGCTTGTAGGAGGCTTAGGTATTGCACCAGGTGCCAACATAGGAGATGATATAGCAATTTTTGAAGCAGTTCACGGTTCAGCTCCTGACATAGCTGGTCAAAATAAAGCTAATCCTACGGCACTTATTTTATCATCAATTGAAATGCTAAAATATCTTAATCTAAATGAGTATGCTAAAAAAATAGAAAAGGCTATTTTTAAGGTATTAGCTCTTCCAAATTTTAAAACTTATGATTTGTCAGGAAATGTAGGAACAAAAGAATTTACAGATAAAATTATAGAATTCTTATAAAAAAAATTTTAAAGTTTCAAAACAAATGAATGGAGGTATTATATGTATTTAGCTGTTGTTGGATTTATAATGTTATTTTTAGTAATTTTTTTACTTTTTAAAGAAAAATCTATTCCTATGATATTGTTCATTACTATTCCTGTTGTAGCCGCTTTTATTGCTGGATTTTCTATTGAAGAAGTTGATGGATTTATAAAAGATGGGATAAAAACTGTTAGTAATATGGCAATTTTATTTATATTTTCAGTAACATTCTTTGGAATAATGTCTGATGCAGGGATGTTTGATATACTTGTAAATAAATTGGTCAAAAAAGCTGGTAAGAATGTAATACTAATTGCAGTTATAACAGCAATAATTGCAATTTTTTCACACCTTGATGGAGCCACAGTAACTACTGTTTTAGTAACAATACCTGCTTTATTACCTCTTTATAAAAAGATGAATATTCGTCCACAGTTGCTTTTGTTAATAACAGGCTGTGGAATGGGAGTTATGAATCTATTGCCTTGGGGTGGACCAGTTGTAAGAGCTGCAGCAGTTTTAAATATGGATGTGAATGTTTTATGGCATTTA
Encoded here:
- a CDS encoding isocitrate/isopropylmalate dehydrogenase family protein — protein: MRKITLIPGDGIGTEISRSLVKIFESAKVPIEFEVENAGLTVYKQTGELIPESLYKSIEKNKVAIKGPITTPIGEGFRSINVSLRKKYDLYSNIRPVKSISGINTKYENVNMVIFRENTEGLYIGEEKFEDKEKTSAIAIKRITKKGSTRIIKEAFEYAKKNNFNKVTVVHKANILKITDGMFLETAREISKQYKDIELEEMIVDNMCMQLVTNPQKFQVIVTMNFYGDFLSDLAAGLVGGLGIAPGANIGDDIAIFEAVHGSAPDIAGQNKANPTALILSSIEMLKYLNLNEYAKKIEKAIFKVLALPNFKTYDLSGNVGTKEFTDKIIEFL